From a region of the Vanrija pseudolonga chromosome 2, complete sequence genome:
- the RPH1_1 gene encoding DNA damage-responsive transcriptional repressor RPH1 gives MASSVAPQAARGPQSSPSRQQHPTTPTNDTPSRAAAAAAADTDSRIHTPTRSKAAKAAATDAAAHAPAPPPPTAAVPPEIAKPHCFFPMNNHPTKSSESEPEAIPDEVYVHPNDDPAALRGIPIFKPTYEEFKDFDVYMEKVLPWGQRSSIVKIIPPQEWVDNVKLIDNQQMSELQIRSPIEQRMVGTGGVFVQQNIERLRSRGGLAIHEWFDKCAQDKYQTPNPKEIVTRTQDRDSKEAKARLAAEAARVKAERAEKKAKRDAAARRKLERRKAKAEEAESQVDVEAEAKPELDAALLTADAVPSVAASPAIHEEVDDLPALEVASHTSRSTAEPLATTPDSATMAAEVEEQLKPVNPFYENTDLHKDWLPQDATHEDFTVQGCANLERKFWRTLGQGSNSWYGADLAGSLFAEEDYPWNVANLPNLLNKLPEKLPGVNSPYLYFGMWRAAFSWHVEDMDLFSINYIHFGAPKFWYAVPQVDAERFESVTKSYFPNDANTCDQFMRHKSCTLSATKLHSSGIRVNKLVQYQNEFVITFPRGYHAGFNVGFNCAESVNFALPCWLELGKKAKACSCVDYSEETPEPVEPTRSRKRKAPGEPGSSSKRGRRPKVEQQAQEEGTPVPERPLVVRLQRPENTISLTKQPKAAVTREIPTYPCVLCPGLETEDLAPVFEPSDHIRSVSKTPVTQAHVSCAVAVPEAFTDEVEVDGVTSTYIKGLDDIGKDRWKLKCSCCPDKRTATMGTKIQCTKGKCMRAYHVSCAKKNPEVLYTADMRIHRVEVPPAGSGNFEDTPVFTVELLCPKHNPAMLELKKRQAQDKLREQILGISPGSAVKIKKNGSSYAALLIEAKEASQTVVVTLPDGSIREVAWSALDLRPNQPQMLENEYAGPPKRSRKVTTAAGPEAQTPFTGMPLTKAPPPIGSAPPPQLVGQASSHGAYYYAQPRGHAQAPGYHGGHNFYQPPPHVQPPHAHGVFVVNSKDGGFYPAQAPPPPFSYGPGPMVAYQGQSIPQVSYHPHRLPVPPPGRLPQYTSPRQPPPHLPPPPAHLQYRSHTMSAAPPSGTPPGPSTSPNQQLRATPLPTPVAAPSGVGKIDLGLDRMSALMAGLPPLTTPAIHLTGTNGKGSVSAILESCLRSAGLRTARYNSPHLLEPRDTVRINGAPPSAEDYTAAVAHVQKVSDSRGLQATVFEIGTAAAFLLANTAQPPADVMIIECGMGGARDATNVMPPGITLASALSSVGLDHTAMLGNTIAAIAREKSSIVVEGGVLVVAPHLHPDALATAKQVTQERRAHLIESAPTTTVAPAGALTLSPFKEPAAPTVRTPLAGSPAKAIDTHLALPGSHQLDNLSLALTILDVLRNDRRALAVQPKLSGLTDERLQAGVQSTRWSGRCSWLKCTDPASGQEIPVLVDGAHNGDSAATLRSYVDSLGISPERPRTFVLSLSSSPGKTPESVLAPLLRRGDRVALVDFTTPVEGMPWVKPVERGEAQAAAAGLVGPTGTVHSMAGSGPAAVAEALRWSVSDWPQQGPGLIVVCGSLYLVADAYRLVGQSA, from the exons ATGGCATCGTCTGTGGCCCCCCAAGCGGCACGGGGACCacagtcgtcgccgtcgcgtcaACAACATCCGACGACACCCACTAATGACACGCCAagccgtgctgctgctgccgccgccgccgacaccgacagcAGAATACACACGCCAACACGCTCCAAGGCTGCCAAAGCCGCTGCAACTGATGCAGCAGCGCacgcaccagcaccaccaccaccgactGCGGCCGTACCTCCAGAGATTGCAAAGCCGCATTGCTT CTTCCCTATGAACAACCACCCAACGAAGTCGTCAGAGTCCGAGCCCGAAGCCATCCCGGACGAGGTGTACGTCCATCCGAACGACGACCCAGCAGCGTTGCGCGGCATCCCAATCTTCAAGCCGACGTACGAAGAGTTCAAG GACTTTGATGTCTACATGGAAAAGGTGCTCCCCTGGGGCCAGCGCTCGAGCATTGTCAAGATCATCCCCCCGCAGGAATGGGTCGACAACGTAAAGCTGATCGACAATCAGCAAATGTCCGAGCTCCAGATCCGCAGCCCCATCGAGCAGCGCATGGTCGGGACAGGCGGCGTCTTTGTCCAGCAGAACATTGAGCGCTTgcgcagccgcggcggcctggccATCCATGAGTGGTTCGACAAGTGCGCTCAAGACAAGTACCAGACACCGAATCCCAAGGAGATTGTTACGCGCACGCAGGACCGCGACTCGAAGGAAGCCAAGgcgcgtctcgccgccgaggccgctcgTGTCAAGGCTGAGAGGGctgagaagaaggccaaacgcgacgcggcggcccgGAGGAAGCTGGAGCGGAGGAAGGcgaaggccgaggaggcggagtCGCAGGTGGATGTCGAGGCAGAGGCCAAGCCAGAGCTGGATGCCGCTTTGTTGACGGCCGACGCCGTTCCATCTGTCGCAGCTTCGCCGGCGATCCACGAAGAGGTGGACGATCTtcccgcgctcgaggtcgcaTCACACACATCACGCTCGACAGCAGAGCCGCTGGCCACGACGCCCGACTCGGCAACCATGgctgccgaggtggaggagcaGCTGAAGCCGGTCAACCCGTTCTACGAGAACACCGACCTGCACAAGGACTGGCTCCCACAAGATGCGACACACGAGGATTTTACCGTGCAGGGATGCGCCAACCTCGAGCGCAAGTTCTGGAGGACTCTCGGCCAGGGGTCGAATAGCTGGTACGGCGCCGATCTCGCTGGTTCGCTGTTCGCCGAAGAGGATTACCCTTGGAACGTTGCAAACCTCCCCAATCTCCTCAACAAGCTCCCCGAAAAGCTGCCAGGTGTCAACTCGCCATACCTTTACTTTGGCATGTGgcgcgcggccttctcgtGGCACGTTGAGGAC ATGGACCTCTTCTCGATCAACTACATCCACTTTGGCGCGCCAAAGTTCTGGTACGCCGTGCCtcaggtcgacgccgagcgcttcGAGTCTGTCACCAAGAGCTACTTCCCCAACGACGCCAATACATGTGACCAGTTCATGCGTCACAAGTCGTGTACCTTGTCGGCGACCAAGCTCCACAGCAGCGGCATCCGGGTGAACAAGCTGGTGCAGTACCAGAACGAGTTCGTCATCACCTTCCCTCGCGGATACCACGCTGGGTTCAACGTCGGCTTCAACTGCGCAGAGAGTGTCAACTTTGCACTCCCCTGCTGGCTGGAGCtgggcaagaaggccaaggcatGCTCCTGCGTCGACTACAGT GAGGAGACACCAGAGCCGGTCGAGCCGACACGTTCAAGAAAGAGGAAGGCGCCTGGCGAGCCAGGCAGCTCGAGCAaacgaggccgtcgtccAAAGGTTGAACAGCAGGCCCAAGAAGAGGGCACGCCCGTTCCGGAACGTCCGCTTGTTGTGCGTCTCCAAAGGCCGGAAAACACCATCTCCCTCACGAAGCAACCGAAAGCAGCTGTCACCCGTGAGATCCCAACCTACCCCTGCGTACTGTGCCCTGGTCTCGAGACGGAAGACTTGGCCCCAGTTTTCGAGCCATCGGACCACATCCGTTCAGTATCGAAGACACCCGTGACCCAGGCTCATGTCTCATGTGCTGTGGCTGTACCAGAGGCGTtcaccgacgaggtggaggtggacggcGTGACATCTACCTACATCAAGGGTCTCGACGACATTGGCAAGGATCGGTGGAAGCTT AAATGTTCTTGTTGCCCTGACAAGCGGACAGCAACAATGGGAACAAAGATTCAATGCACCAAGGGCAAGTGTATGCGGGCGTACCACGTGTCATGTGCAAAGAAGAATCCCGAGGTTCTGTACACGGCCGACATGCGGATACACCGAGTCGAGGTCCCGCCGGCTGGCAGCGGTAACTTTGAGGACACACCAGTGTTTACAGTCGAGCTGTTATGTCCCAAGCATAACCCG GCCATGCTCGAGCTGAAGAAGCGCCAGGCCCAAGATAAGCTTCGGGAACAGATTCTCGGCATCTCTCCGGGCTCGGCGGTTAAGATCAAGAAGAATGGTAGCTCATACGCCGCCCTCCTGATCGAGGCCAAAGAGGCGTCACAAACGGTCGTCGTCACGCTACCAGACGGCTCAATCAGAGAAGTCGCTTGGAGTGCCCTCGACTTGCGGCCCAACCAGCCGCAAATGCTGGAGAACGAGTACGCTGGCCCTCCGAAGCGGAGTCGAAAAGTCACTACTGCCGCCGGTCCTGAGGCCCAAACGCCATTCACCGGAATGCCCTTGACCAAGGCCCCACCACCAATAggctctgcgccgccgccgcaatTGGTTGGCCAAGCATCGTCCCACGGGGCCTATTATTACGCGCAGCCGCGAGGACATGCACAAGCACCTGGGTACCACGGCGGTCACAACTTTTATCAGCCGCCTCCACATGTGCAACCTCCACATGCGCACGGCGTCTTCGTCGTGAACTCAAAAGACGGCGGCTTCTACCCTGCGCAggctcccccacccccatTCTCTTACGGTCCTGGGCCTATGGTAGCATACCAAGGCCAATCGATCCCCCAAGTGTCCTACCACCCCCACCGCCTGCCAGTACCTCCACCCGGGAGACTACCCCAGTacacctcgcctcgccagcctcCTCCACATCTCCCCCCTCCGCCTGCACACCTCCAGTACCGCTCCCACACCATGTCGGCCGCTCCTCCTTCAGGAACCCCGCCCGGGCCTAGTACAAGTCCCAACCAGCAACTGAGAGCGACCCCGTTGCCGACCCCCGTTGCCGCACCAAGTGGAGTGGGCAAGATCGACCTCGGACTCGACCGCATGAGTGCTTTGATGGCaggccttcctcctctcACCACTCCCGCTATCCACCTTACTGGCACAAACGGCAAGGGGTCCGTGTCTGCCATCCTCGAGTCGTGCCTGCGCTCAGCCGGCCTCCGCACGGCTAGGTACAACTCTCCCCACCTTCTCGAGCCGCGCGATACCGTCAGAATCAACGGCGCACCGCCGTCTGCCGAAGATTACACTGCGGCCGTGGCACATGTTCAGAAGGTGTCAGACAGCCGTGGCCTACAGGCGACCGTGTTCGAGATTGGCAcagccgccgccttcctACTCGCCAACACCGCCCAGCCACCGGCCGACGTCATGATCATTGAATGCGGCATGGGCGGTGCTCGTGACGCCACGAATGTCATGCCTCCGGGAATCACCCTCGCGTCGGCTCTCAGCTCCGTCGGTCTCGACCATACTGCCATGCTCGGAAACACAATCGCCGCGATCGCAAGGGAGAAGTCGTCGATTGTGGTCGAGGGCGGTGTTCTCGTGGTTGCCCCGCACCTGCACCCTGATGCTCTTGCTACAGCCAAGCAAGTGACTCAAGAGCGCCGGGCGCACCTCATCGAGTCTGCTCCAACGACGACTGTCGCCCCTGCTGGCGCCTTGACTCTCTCGCCATTCAAGGAGCCCGCTGCTCCCACCGTCCGTACGCCACTTGCCGGCAGCCCCGCCAAGGCAATTgacacccacctcgcccttccCGGCAGCCACCAGCTTGACAATCTGTCCCTGGCGCTGACCATCCTTGACGTGCTGAGGAACGACCGGCGTGCGCTCGCCGTTCAGCCCAAGCTGAGTGGCCTTACAGATGAGAGACTACAGGCCGGCGTGCAGTCGACCCGCTGGAGCGGTCGCTGCTCGTGGCTCAAGTGTACGGACCCTGCTTCGGGCCAGGAGATTCCCGTCCTGGTTGACGGTGCGCACAACGGTGACTCGGCCGCCACGCTTCGCTCGTACGTTGATTCGCTGGGCATTTCGCCCGAACGCCCGCGCACCTTTGTGCTCTCGCTCTCCTCTTCACCCGGCAAGACGCCCGAGAGTGTGCTTGCGCCGCTCctgcgccgaggcgatcgcGTTGCGCTGGTCGACTTTACGACGCCCGTGGAGGGCATGCCGTGGGTCAAGCCCGTTGAGCGTGGCGAGGCACAGGCTGCGGCCGCTGGTTTGGTCGGGCCTACGGGGACTGTCCACAGCATGGCGGGTTCGGGCCCAGCGGCAGTCGCCGAGGCCTTGCGCTGGTCAGTCAGCGACTGGCCCCAGCAAGGCCCGGGCCTGATCGTCGTCTGCGGCAGTCTgtacctcgtcgccgacgcgtaCCGCCTGGTAGGTCAGTCGGCGTAA
- the RPH1_1 gene encoding DNA damage-responsive transcriptional repressor RPH1 has protein sequence MASSVAPQAARGPQSSPSRQQHPTTPTNDTPSRAAAAAAADTDSRIHTPTRSKAAKAAATDAAAHAPAPPPPTAAVPPEIAKPHCFFPMNNHPTKSSESEPEAIPDEVYVHPNDDPAALRGIPIFKPTYEEFKDFDVYMEKVLPWGQRSSIVKIIPPQEWVDNVKLIDNQQMSELQIRSPIEQRMVGTGGVFVQQNIERLRSRGGLAIHEWFDKCAQDKYQTPNPKEIVTRTQDRDSKEAKARLAAEAARVKAERAEKKAKRDAAARRKLERRKAKAEEAESQVDVEAEAKPELDAALLTADAVPSVAASPAIHEEVDDLPALEVASHTSRSTAEPLATTPDSATMAAEVEEQLKPVNPFYENTDLHKDWLPQDATHEDFTVQGCANLERKFWRTLGQGSNSWYGADLAGSLFAEEDYPWNVANLPNLLNKLPEKLPGVNSPYLYFGMWRAAFSWHVEDMDLFSINYIHFGAPKFWYAVPQVDAERFESVTKSYFPNDANTCDQFMRHKSCTLSATKLHSSGIRVNKLVQYQNEFVITFPRGYHAGFNVGFNCAESVNFALPCWLELGKKAKACSCVDYSVRIDVDRLTGARSPTPKEETPEPVEPTRSRKRKAPGEPGSSSKRGRRPKVEQQAQEEGTPVPERPLVVRLQRPENTISLTKQPKAAVTREIPTYPCVLCPGLETEDLAPVFEPSDHIRSVSKTPVTQAHVSCAVAVPEAFTDEVEVDGVTSTYIKGLDDIGKDRWKLKCSCCPDKRTATMGTKIQCTKGKCMRAYHVSCAKKNPEVLYTADMRIHRVEVPPAGSGNFEDTPVFTVELLCPKHNPAMLELKKRQAQDKLREQILGISPGSAVKIKKNGSSYAALLIEAKEASQTVVVTLPDGSIREVAWSALDLRPNQPQMLENEYAGPPKRSRKVTTAAGPEAQTPFTGMPLTKAPPPIGSAPPPQLVGQASSHGAYYYAQPRGHAQAPGYHGGHNFYQPPPHVQPPHAHGVFVVNSKDGGFYPAQAPPPPFSYGPGPMVAYQGQSIPQVSYHPHRLPVPPPGRLPQYTSPRQPPPHLPPPPAHLQYRSHTMSAAPPSGTPPGPSTSPNQQLRATPLPTPVAAPSGVGKIDLGLDRMSALMAGLPPLTTPAIHLTGTNGKGSVSAILESCLRSAGLRTARYNSPHLLEPRDTVRINGAPPSAEDYTAAVAHVQKVSDSRGLQATVFEIGTAAAFLLANTAQPPADVMIIECGMGGARDATNVMPPGITLASALSSVGLDHTAMLGNTIAAIAREKSSIVVEGGVLVVAPHLHPDALATAKQVTQERRAHLIESAPTTTVAPAGALTLSPFKEPAAPTVRTPLAGSPAKAIDTHLALPGSHQLDNLSLALTILDVLRNDRRALAVQPKLSGLTDERLQAGVQSTRWSGRCSWLKCTDPASGQEIPVLVDGAHNGDSAATLRSYVDSLGISPERPRTFVLSLSSSPGKTPESVLAPLLRRGDRVALVDFTTPVEGMPWVKPVERGEAQAAAAGLVGPTGTVHSMAGSGPAAVAEALRWSVSDWPQQGPGLIVVCGSLYLVADAYRLVGQSA, from the exons ATGGCATCGTCTGTGGCCCCCCAAGCGGCACGGGGACCacagtcgtcgccgtcgcgtcaACAACATCCGACGACACCCACTAATGACACGCCAagccgtgctgctgctgccgccgccgccgacaccgacagcAGAATACACACGCCAACACGCTCCAAGGCTGCCAAAGCCGCTGCAACTGATGCAGCAGCGCacgcaccagcaccaccaccaccgactGCGGCCGTACCTCCAGAGATTGCAAAGCCGCATTGCTT CTTCCCTATGAACAACCACCCAACGAAGTCGTCAGAGTCCGAGCCCGAAGCCATCCCGGACGAGGTGTACGTCCATCCGAACGACGACCCAGCAGCGTTGCGCGGCATCCCAATCTTCAAGCCGACGTACGAAGAGTTCAAG GACTTTGATGTCTACATGGAAAAGGTGCTCCCCTGGGGCCAGCGCTCGAGCATTGTCAAGATCATCCCCCCGCAGGAATGGGTCGACAACGTAAAGCTGATCGACAATCAGCAAATGTCCGAGCTCCAGATCCGCAGCCCCATCGAGCAGCGCATGGTCGGGACAGGCGGCGTCTTTGTCCAGCAGAACATTGAGCGCTTgcgcagccgcggcggcctggccATCCATGAGTGGTTCGACAAGTGCGCTCAAGACAAGTACCAGACACCGAATCCCAAGGAGATTGTTACGCGCACGCAGGACCGCGACTCGAAGGAAGCCAAGgcgcgtctcgccgccgaggccgctcgTGTCAAGGCTGAGAGGGctgagaagaaggccaaacgcgacgcggcggcccgGAGGAAGCTGGAGCGGAGGAAGGcgaaggccgaggaggcggagtCGCAGGTGGATGTCGAGGCAGAGGCCAAGCCAGAGCTGGATGCCGCTTTGTTGACGGCCGACGCCGTTCCATCTGTCGCAGCTTCGCCGGCGATCCACGAAGAGGTGGACGATCTtcccgcgctcgaggtcgcaTCACACACATCACGCTCGACAGCAGAGCCGCTGGCCACGACGCCCGACTCGGCAACCATGgctgccgaggtggaggagcaGCTGAAGCCGGTCAACCCGTTCTACGAGAACACCGACCTGCACAAGGACTGGCTCCCACAAGATGCGACACACGAGGATTTTACCGTGCAGGGATGCGCCAACCTCGAGCGCAAGTTCTGGAGGACTCTCGGCCAGGGGTCGAATAGCTGGTACGGCGCCGATCTCGCTGGTTCGCTGTTCGCCGAAGAGGATTACCCTTGGAACGTTGCAAACCTCCCCAATCTCCTCAACAAGCTCCCCGAAAAGCTGCCAGGTGTCAACTCGCCATACCTTTACTTTGGCATGTGgcgcgcggccttctcgtGGCACGTTGAGGAC ATGGACCTCTTCTCGATCAACTACATCCACTTTGGCGCGCCAAAGTTCTGGTACGCCGTGCCtcaggtcgacgccgagcgcttcGAGTCTGTCACCAAGAGCTACTTCCCCAACGACGCCAATACATGTGACCAGTTCATGCGTCACAAGTCGTGTACCTTGTCGGCGACCAAGCTCCACAGCAGCGGCATCCGGGTGAACAAGCTGGTGCAGTACCAGAACGAGTTCGTCATCACCTTCCCTCGCGGATACCACGCTGGGTTCAACGTCGGCTTCAACTGCGCAGAGAGTGTCAACTTTGCACTCCCCTGCTGGCTGGAGCtgggcaagaaggccaaggcatGCTCCTGCGTCGACTACAGTGTGCGCATCGATGTTGATCGTCTCACGGGCGCAAGGTCGCCAACACCAAAGGAGGAGACACCAGAGCCGGTCGAGCCGACACGTTCAAGAAAGAGGAAGGCGCCTGGCGAGCCAGGCAGCTCGAGCAaacgaggccgtcgtccAAAGGTTGAACAGCAGGCCCAAGAAGAGGGCACGCCCGTTCCGGAACGTCCGCTTGTTGTGCGTCTCCAAAGGCCGGAAAACACCATCTCCCTCACGAAGCAACCGAAAGCAGCTGTCACCCGTGAGATCCCAACCTACCCCTGCGTACTGTGCCCTGGTCTCGAGACGGAAGACTTGGCCCCAGTTTTCGAGCCATCGGACCACATCCGTTCAGTATCGAAGACACCCGTGACCCAGGCTCATGTCTCATGTGCTGTGGCTGTACCAGAGGCGTtcaccgacgaggtggaggtggacggcGTGACATCTACCTACATCAAGGGTCTCGACGACATTGGCAAGGATCGGTGGAAGCTT AAATGTTCTTGTTGCCCTGACAAGCGGACAGCAACAATGGGAACAAAGATTCAATGCACCAAGGGCAAGTGTATGCGGGCGTACCACGTGTCATGTGCAAAGAAGAATCCCGAGGTTCTGTACACGGCCGACATGCGGATACACCGAGTCGAGGTCCCGCCGGCTGGCAGCGGTAACTTTGAGGACACACCAGTGTTTACAGTCGAGCTGTTATGTCCCAAGCATAACCCG GCCATGCTCGAGCTGAAGAAGCGCCAGGCCCAAGATAAGCTTCGGGAACAGATTCTCGGCATCTCTCCGGGCTCGGCGGTTAAGATCAAGAAGAATGGTAGCTCATACGCCGCCCTCCTGATCGAGGCCAAAGAGGCGTCACAAACGGTCGTCGTCACGCTACCAGACGGCTCAATCAGAGAAGTCGCTTGGAGTGCCCTCGACTTGCGGCCCAACCAGCCGCAAATGCTGGAGAACGAGTACGCTGGCCCTCCGAAGCGGAGTCGAAAAGTCACTACTGCCGCCGGTCCTGAGGCCCAAACGCCATTCACCGGAATGCCCTTGACCAAGGCCCCACCACCAATAggctctgcgccgccgccgcaatTGGTTGGCCAAGCATCGTCCCACGGGGCCTATTATTACGCGCAGCCGCGAGGACATGCACAAGCACCTGGGTACCACGGCGGTCACAACTTTTATCAGCCGCCTCCACATGTGCAACCTCCACATGCGCACGGCGTCTTCGTCGTGAACTCAAAAGACGGCGGCTTCTACCCTGCGCAggctcccccacccccatTCTCTTACGGTCCTGGGCCTATGGTAGCATACCAAGGCCAATCGATCCCCCAAGTGTCCTACCACCCCCACCGCCTGCCAGTACCTCCACCCGGGAGACTACCCCAGTacacctcgcctcgccagcctcCTCCACATCTCCCCCCTCCGCCTGCACACCTCCAGTACCGCTCCCACACCATGTCGGCCGCTCCTCCTTCAGGAACCCCGCCCGGGCCTAGTACAAGTCCCAACCAGCAACTGAGAGCGACCCCGTTGCCGACCCCCGTTGCCGCACCAAGTGGAGTGGGCAAGATCGACCTCGGACTCGACCGCATGAGTGCTTTGATGGCaggccttcctcctctcACCACTCCCGCTATCCACCTTACTGGCACAAACGGCAAGGGGTCCGTGTCTGCCATCCTCGAGTCGTGCCTGCGCTCAGCCGGCCTCCGCACGGCTAGGTACAACTCTCCCCACCTTCTCGAGCCGCGCGATACCGTCAGAATCAACGGCGCACCGCCGTCTGCCGAAGATTACACTGCGGCCGTGGCACATGTTCAGAAGGTGTCAGACAGCCGTGGCCTACAGGCGACCGTGTTCGAGATTGGCAcagccgccgccttcctACTCGCCAACACCGCCCAGCCACCGGCCGACGTCATGATCATTGAATGCGGCATGGGCGGTGCTCGTGACGCCACGAATGTCATGCCTCCGGGAATCACCCTCGCGTCGGCTCTCAGCTCCGTCGGTCTCGACCATACTGCCATGCTCGGAAACACAATCGCCGCGATCGCAAGGGAGAAGTCGTCGATTGTGGTCGAGGGCGGTGTTCTCGTGGTTGCCCCGCACCTGCACCCTGATGCTCTTGCTACAGCCAAGCAAGTGACTCAAGAGCGCCGGGCGCACCTCATCGAGTCTGCTCCAACGACGACTGTCGCCCCTGCTGGCGCCTTGACTCTCTCGCCATTCAAGGAGCCCGCTGCTCCCACCGTCCGTACGCCACTTGCCGGCAGCCCCGCCAAGGCAATTgacacccacctcgcccttccCGGCAGCCACCAGCTTGACAATCTGTCCCTGGCGCTGACCATCCTTGACGTGCTGAGGAACGACCGGCGTGCGCTCGCCGTTCAGCCCAAGCTGAGTGGCCTTACAGATGAGAGACTACAGGCCGGCGTGCAGTCGACCCGCTGGAGCGGTCGCTGCTCGTGGCTCAAGTGTACGGACCCTGCTTCGGGCCAGGAGATTCCCGTCCTGGTTGACGGTGCGCACAACGGTGACTCGGCCGCCACGCTTCGCTCGTACGTTGATTCGCTGGGCATTTCGCCCGAACGCCCGCGCACCTTTGTGCTCTCGCTCTCCTCTTCACCCGGCAAGACGCCCGAGAGTGTGCTTGCGCCGCTCctgcgccgaggcgatcgcGTTGCGCTGGTCGACTTTACGACGCCCGTGGAGGGCATGCCGTGGGTCAAGCCCGTTGAGCGTGGCGAGGCACAGGCTGCGGCCGCTGGTTTGGTCGGGCCTACGGGGACTGTCCACAGCATGGCGGGTTCGGGCCCAGCGGCAGTCGCCGAGGCCTTGCGCTGGTCAGTCAGCGACTGGCCCCAGCAAGGCCCGGGCCTGATCGTCGTCTGCGGCAGTCTgtacctcgtcgccgacgcgtaCCGCCTGGTAGGTCAGTCGGCGTAA